A genomic region of Jaculus jaculus isolate mJacJac1 chromosome 10, mJacJac1.mat.Y.cur, whole genome shotgun sequence contains the following coding sequences:
- the Prss37 gene encoding probable inactive serine protease 37: MKLIFYMSILAGMSFFAHSAVQKEDHAPYLVYLKSYFNPCVGVLIKPIWVLAPSHCYLPNLKVMLGNFKSRVRDGTEQTISPIQIIRYWNYSDAAPQDDLMLIKLSKPPVLNHKVQVMPIATSNVQPGTKCIVSGLDWSQDNNERHPDLRQNLEAPVMTDEECQMTEQGSSHRNSICIKFMKVLNRIMGEVAVATVICKNKLQGIEVGNFMGGDVGIYTNVYKYVSWIEKTTKDRKN; this comes from the exons ATGAAACTTATTTTCTATATGAGCATCCTAGCTG GGATGTCTTTCTTTGCTCACTCGGCTGTGCAAAAAGAAGACCATGCTCCCTATTTGGTGTACCTCAAGTCTTACTTCAACCCTTGTGTAGGTGTCCTCATCAAACCCATCTGGGTGCTAGCCCCATCTCACTGCTACTTACC gaATTTGAAGGTGATGCTAGGAAATTTCAAAAGCAGAGTGAGAGACGGTACAGAGCAGACAATTAGTCCCATCCAGATCATCCGCTACTGGAACTACAGCGACGCTGCCCCACAGGATGACCTCATGCTCATTAAGCTTTCTAAGCCCCCCGTTCTCAACCACAAAGTCCAAGTCATGCCCATTGCCACCAGCAATGTCCAGCCAGGCACCAAGTGTATAGTTTCAGGTTTGGACTGGAGCCAAGATAACAACG AGAGGCATCCTGACTTACGGCAGAACCTTGAGGCCCCTGTGATGACTGACGAAGAATGTCAGATGACTGAGCAAGGAAGCAGCCACCGGAACTCCATCTGTATTAAATTTATGAAAGTACTCAACCGGATTATGGGg GAAGTGGCTGTTGCGACTGTCATTTGTAAAAACAAGCTACAAGGGATCGAGGTTGGAAACTTCATGGGAGGAGACGTTGGTATCTATACCAATGTTTACAAGTATGTGTCATGGATTGAGAAAACCACTAAAGATAGGAAAAATTGA